The following proteins are co-located in the Citrobacter freundii ATCC 8090 = MTCC 1658 = NBRC 12681 genome:
- a CDS encoding mechanosensitive ion channel family protein: protein MQELISQVEELGIEINHTTSLVMIFGIIFITAIIVHVILHWVVLRAFEKRASTSSRLWLQIITQNKLFHRLAFTLQGIIVNIQATLWLQKGSEAADILVTCAQLWIMMYALLSLFSLLDVILNLSQKLPAASQLPLKGIFQGIKLIAAILVGILMISLLIGQSPAILISGLGAMAAVLMLVFKDPILGLVAGIQLSANDMLKLGDWLEMPKYGADGAVIDIGLTTVKVRNWDNTITTIPTWSLVSDSFKNWSGMSASGGRRIKRSISIDATSIHFLDEDERQRLHKAHLLKPYLTTRHQEIDAWNQQLDAPESVLNHRQMTNIGTFRAYLNEYLRHHPRIRKDMTLMVRQLAPDDHGLPIEIYAFTNTVVWLEYESIQADIFDHIFAVVEEFGLRIHQSPTGNDIRALSGAFQR, encoded by the coding sequence ATGCAGGAATTGATATCTCAGGTAGAAGAACTCGGCATTGAAATAAATCACACCACTTCGCTGGTGATGATTTTTGGCATTATTTTTATCACCGCCATTATTGTTCACGTTATTTTGCACTGGGTGGTATTACGCGCATTTGAAAAACGCGCCAGCACCAGTTCCCGTCTGTGGTTGCAAATTATCACGCAGAACAAATTATTCCACCGCCTGGCGTTTACGCTGCAAGGTATCATCGTCAATATACAGGCCACGCTCTGGCTACAAAAAGGCAGTGAAGCGGCCGATATATTAGTGACTTGCGCACAGCTGTGGATCATGATGTACGCCCTGCTGTCCCTGTTTTCTCTGCTGGACGTTATTCTTAACCTGTCACAAAAGCTCCCAGCCGCATCCCAATTACCCTTAAAAGGTATATTTCAGGGTATTAAACTGATCGCCGCCATCCTGGTCGGGATCCTGATGATTTCCCTGCTGATAGGTCAATCGCCGGCAATACTGATAAGCGGCCTGGGTGCCATGGCAGCCGTGCTAATGCTGGTATTTAAAGACCCGATTCTCGGTCTGGTGGCCGGAATACAGCTCTCGGCCAACGACATGCTTAAGCTTGGCGACTGGCTGGAAATGCCGAAATACGGTGCAGACGGTGCTGTTATCGATATTGGTTTAACCACCGTCAAAGTACGCAACTGGGATAACACCATCACCACGATCCCCACCTGGTCACTGGTATCAGACTCTTTTAAAAACTGGAGCGGAATGTCGGCTTCAGGCGGTCGGAGAATTAAACGCAGCATCAGCATTGATGCCACCAGCATCCATTTTCTTGATGAGGATGAGCGTCAGCGACTGCATAAAGCACACCTGCTGAAACCGTATTTGACCACGCGTCACCAGGAAATCGACGCGTGGAATCAGCAATTAGATGCGCCTGAATCGGTATTGAATCACCGCCAAATGACCAATATTGGCACCTTCCGCGCTTATCTGAACGAATATTTGCGTCATCACCCGCGTATTCGCAAAGATATGACGTTAATGGTGCGCCAGCTTGCGCCAGACGATCACGGATTACCAATCGAAATTTATGCTTTTACCAATACGGTGGTCTGGCTGGAATATGAAAGTATTCAGGCTGATATCTTCGACCATATCTTTGCCGTGGTCGAAGAGTTTGGCCTGCGCATTCATCAGTCGCCTACCGGAAACGATATTCGCGCACTGTCTGGCGCGTTTCAGCGATAA
- a CDS encoding sugar phosphate isomerase/epimerase family protein — translation MKTIKGPGIFLAQFIGERPPFNTLEGVAKWAAELGYKALQVPCNHKSLFDVEQAAVSQAYCDDIRGMLAGHGLVISELSTHLEGQLVAVHPAYDDAFDGFAPPSVRANPQARQAWAIETLHQAAAASQRLGLTAHATFSGSLAWPFFYPWPPHNRQRFEEAFLELARRWRPILDRFDHHGVDVCFEIHPGEDLHDGVTFERFLALVDNHPRCNILYDPSHLLLQQMNYLGFIDVYHSRIKAFHVKDAEYHASSRSGAYGGYQPWLDRAGRFRSLGDGQVDFKTIFSKLTQYDFPGWAVLEWECCLKDAQTGAREGSDFIRRHIIPVSARAFDDFAAGDEVRK, via the coding sequence ATGAAAACCATCAAAGGGCCTGGCATTTTTCTGGCGCAATTTATCGGGGAACGCCCGCCATTTAACACCCTGGAAGGCGTGGCAAAATGGGCAGCGGAGCTGGGCTATAAGGCATTACAAGTCCCGTGTAATCACAAGTCGCTGTTTGATGTCGAACAAGCTGCTGTAAGTCAGGCCTATTGTGATGATATTCGCGGGATGCTGGCCGGGCATGGGTTAGTGATTAGCGAATTATCGACCCATCTTGAAGGTCAACTGGTTGCAGTCCATCCGGCTTATGATGACGCTTTTGACGGATTTGCTCCGCCATCTGTACGCGCTAATCCGCAGGCCAGACAGGCGTGGGCCATCGAAACCTTACACCAGGCCGCTGCGGCTTCGCAAAGACTGGGGCTGACTGCGCATGCCACGTTTTCAGGTTCGCTCGCCTGGCCTTTCTTTTATCCATGGCCACCGCATAATCGTCAGCGTTTTGAAGAGGCCTTTCTGGAGCTGGCGCGGCGCTGGAGACCGATTCTCGATCGCTTTGATCATCATGGGGTGGATGTTTGCTTTGAGATCCATCCCGGCGAAGATCTGCACGATGGCGTGACGTTTGAGCGTTTTCTGGCGCTGGTTGATAATCATCCTCGCTGCAACATTCTCTATGATCCTAGCCATCTGTTATTGCAGCAGATGAATTATCTTGGATTTATCGATGTTTACCATTCCCGCATTAAAGCGTTTCACGTCAAGGACGCTGAGTACCACGCCAGTAGCCGTAGCGGTGCCTATGGCGGTTACCAGCCGTGGCTCGATCGTGCCGGGCGTTTCCGTTCCCTGGGGGACGGGCAGGTCGATTTCAAAACGATCTTCAGCAAGCTCACACAATATGATTTCCCTGGCTGGGCGGTGCTGGAATGGGAGTGTTGCCTGAAAGACGCGCAAACCGGGGCGCGTGAGGGGAGTGATTTTATACGCCGCCATATTATTCCGGTTTCTGCACGCGCATTTGATGATTTCGCCGCTGGCGATGAGGTACGCAAATGA
- a CDS encoding LacI family DNA-binding transcriptional regulator, protein MSIQKIAQLAGVSVATVSRVLNHSDTVKAKNRERVLQAIKESNYQPNLLARQLRTARSSMILVMVSNIANPFCAEVVKGIEEEAEKNGYRILLCNSGSDTARSKSALKLLSGKIVDGIITMDAFSKLPELTTLIGDAPWVQCAEYADKGAVSCVGINDVDAAQSVISHLVEKGYQRIALINHDLSYKYARLRERGYKAALHALSLEYQAVEYASELSSSAGIAAMKTFLAAEVKPDAVFAVSDTLAAGAMRAIFDAGLQIPQDIAVVGFDGTELAEMVSPQLSTIEQPSRDIGRKAVGLLLNKIENPDAQTERVMMDWRYISRAST, encoded by the coding sequence ATGTCTATTCAAAAAATCGCTCAGCTTGCCGGTGTGTCAGTGGCGACGGTATCGCGTGTGCTGAATCACAGCGATACCGTCAAAGCCAAAAATCGCGAGCGCGTGCTACAGGCTATTAAAGAAAGCAATTATCAGCCCAACCTGCTGGCGCGTCAGTTGCGTACGGCACGTAGTTCGATGATTCTGGTAATGGTTTCCAACATTGCCAACCCTTTTTGTGCAGAGGTTGTTAAAGGTATTGAAGAGGAGGCGGAGAAGAATGGCTATCGCATTTTGCTGTGTAATTCCGGCTCGGATACAGCCCGCTCAAAATCGGCGTTGAAGTTGCTGTCGGGGAAAATCGTCGATGGCATTATCACCATGGATGCATTCTCAAAATTACCGGAACTGACTACGCTGATTGGCGACGCGCCCTGGGTTCAGTGTGCGGAATACGCTGATAAAGGTGCGGTTTCCTGCGTCGGGATTAACGATGTTGACGCTGCACAGTCGGTAATATCTCACCTGGTGGAAAAGGGCTACCAACGCATTGCCTTAATCAACCATGATCTAAGTTATAAATACGCCCGGTTACGCGAACGCGGCTATAAAGCGGCGCTACATGCGCTGTCGCTTGAATATCAGGCCGTGGAATACGCCAGTGAATTAAGTTCCAGCGCAGGAATTGCGGCGATGAAAACATTCCTTGCCGCAGAGGTGAAACCCGACGCGGTGTTTGCCGTATCGGACACGTTAGCCGCTGGTGCGATGCGAGCTATTTTCGATGCCGGATTACAGATCCCGCAGGATATCGCCGTCGTTGGATTCGACGGTACGGAACTGGCAGAAATGGTTTCCCCTCAGCTTTCGACCATTGAGCAGCCCTCGCGGGATATAGGCCGCAAAGCGGTAGGATTGCTGCTGAATAAAATAGAAAATCCTGACGCGCAGACGGAAAGGGTGATGATGGACTGGCGCTATATTTCACGCGCCAGTACCTGA
- a CDS encoding Gfo/Idh/MocA family protein yields MIQVGIIGSGFIGPAHIEALRRLGGVNVVALCDSSLAVAQERADALHIPHAYGSVEALLAHPGLQVVHNCTPNYLHADINRQILRAGLHVFSEKPLCMTPDEARELERLAQQVGVVHGVSFVYRQFAMVQQAASMVRSGSVGRLFAVQGSYLQDWMLLETDYNWRVDAVQGGNSRAIADIGSHWCDTVQFVTGKRIVEVMADLAIVWPVRKASIASNATFGQQMADVQFEDKAVTTEDRGSVLVRFDDGSKGCFSVSQVSAGRKNHLSFEINGSQCSLHWDQETPQQLWVGHRQQANQILTDDPGLMNADVAASAHFPGGHIEGWPDAFKNMMQQFYQAVSAGKMPATAERRFASFSDGADVMYVIDAIIKSHQQQRWISVQR; encoded by the coding sequence ATGATACAGGTTGGCATTATTGGTAGCGGATTTATTGGACCTGCACATATTGAGGCATTGCGTCGACTCGGCGGTGTGAACGTGGTGGCGCTCTGTGATAGCTCGCTGGCGGTTGCCCAGGAACGTGCAGATGCTCTTCATATTCCTCATGCGTATGGCAGCGTTGAGGCGCTGCTGGCGCATCCCGGACTGCAGGTAGTGCATAACTGTACGCCGAATTATCTGCATGCCGACATCAATCGGCAGATTTTACGCGCGGGCCTGCATGTGTTTTCAGAAAAGCCGCTGTGTATGACGCCGGATGAGGCTCGTGAACTGGAAAGGCTGGCACAGCAGGTGGGAGTGGTGCACGGCGTGAGCTTTGTCTATCGTCAGTTTGCAATGGTGCAGCAGGCGGCCAGTATGGTCAGAAGCGGCAGCGTAGGCCGTCTGTTTGCCGTTCAGGGGAGCTATTTGCAGGACTGGATGCTGCTGGAGACTGACTACAACTGGCGGGTCGATGCTGTACAGGGCGGCAATTCGCGGGCGATAGCGGATATCGGTTCACACTGGTGTGACACGGTGCAATTCGTGACTGGAAAACGTATTGTCGAGGTGATGGCAGATTTGGCTATCGTCTGGCCGGTACGTAAAGCCAGCATTGCCAGTAACGCTACGTTTGGTCAGCAAATGGCTGATGTGCAATTTGAGGATAAAGCGGTTACGACGGAAGATCGTGGATCGGTGCTGGTACGTTTTGATGATGGCAGTAAAGGCTGCTTTAGCGTTTCGCAGGTGAGTGCAGGGCGCAAGAATCACCTGAGCTTTGAAATTAACGGTAGCCAGTGTTCACTGCACTGGGATCAGGAAACGCCGCAACAGCTTTGGGTTGGGCACCGTCAGCAGGCGAACCAGATCCTGACGGATGACCCTGGATTGATGAATGCGGATGTTGCTGCCAGTGCGCACTTTCCTGGCGGGCATATTGAGGGCTGGCCGGATGCGTTCAAGAATATGATGCAGCAGTTTTATCAGGCGGTGTCGGCAGGCAAAATGCCCGCGACGGCGGAGCGTCGATTTGCGTCATTTTCTGATGGCGCGGATGTGATGTATGTCATTGATGCAATTATAAAAAGCCATCAGCAGCAGCGTTGGATATCAGTACAGCGCTAA
- a CDS encoding TetR/AcrR family transcriptional regulator, producing MARPKSEDKKLALLEAATTAFAQSGIAASTAVIARNAGVAEGTLFRYFATKDDLINELYLFLKHDLCQSMMANLDRSVTDAKTMTHYIWNSYISWGLNHTCGHRTIRQLAVSEKISKETEQQADDMFPELRDLCHRSVRPEFMSDEYRAFGDGLFLSLAETTMEFAARDSARAKEYISMGFEAMWRALTREEQ from the coding sequence GTGGCTCGTCCGAAGAGTGAAGACAAAAAATTGGCATTACTGGAAGCTGCAACCACAGCATTTGCACAATCAGGTATTGCGGCGTCTACCGCCGTAATTGCCCGCAATGCAGGTGTTGCGGAGGGAACGTTGTTTCGCTATTTCGCGACCAAAGATGATTTAATCAACGAGCTTTACCTCTTTTTAAAGCACGATCTCTGTCAGTCGATGATGGCAAATCTGGATCGCTCCGTGACCGATGCCAAAACCATGACTCACTATATCTGGAACAGCTACATTAGCTGGGGCCTGAACCATACCTGTGGGCATCGCACGATTCGCCAGTTAGCCGTTAGCGAGAAAATCAGCAAAGAAACAGAACAGCAGGCCGACGATATGTTCCCGGAACTGCGCGATCTTTGTCATCGCTCCGTGCGACCTGAGTTTATGTCTGACGAATATCGAGCTTTCGGCGATGGCCTTTTTCTCTCTTTGGCGGAAACCACCATGGAGTTCGCAGCCCGCGACTCTGCCCGGGCCAAGGAATACATATCGATGGGATTTGAAGCGATGTGGCGCGCACTAACCCGCGAGGAACAATAA
- the nfsB gene encoding oxygen-insensitive NAD(P)H nitroreductase: MDIVSVALKRYSTKAFDPTKKLTAEQAEKLKTLLQFSPSSTNSQPWHFIVASTDEGKARVAKSAAGGFVFNERKMLDASHVVVFCAKTAMDDAWLERVVDQEESDGRFATPEAKAANHKGRTFFADMHRKELKDDNHWMAKQVYLNVGNFLLGVAAMGLDAVPIEGFDAAVMDAEFGLKEKGFTSVVVVPVGHHSVEDFNAALPKSRLPLETTLTEV, encoded by the coding sequence ATGGATATTGTTTCTGTCGCCTTAAAACGTTACTCCACTAAGGCATTCGATCCGACTAAAAAACTGACCGCTGAGCAGGCCGAAAAATTAAAAACGCTGCTGCAGTTTAGCCCATCCAGCACCAACTCTCAGCCATGGCATTTTATCGTTGCCAGTACTGATGAAGGTAAAGCGCGTGTGGCCAAATCCGCAGCCGGCGGCTTTGTGTTCAACGAACGTAAAATGCTGGATGCTTCCCACGTAGTAGTGTTCTGCGCCAAAACGGCGATGGACGACGCGTGGCTGGAGCGCGTGGTGGATCAGGAAGAGAGCGATGGCCGCTTCGCCACCCCTGAAGCTAAAGCTGCAAACCACAAAGGTCGTACCTTCTTTGCTGATATGCATCGCAAAGAACTGAAAGATGACAACCACTGGATGGCAAAACAGGTGTACCTGAACGTTGGTAACTTCCTGCTGGGCGTTGCAGCAATGGGTCTGGATGCAGTGCCGATCGAAGGCTTTGATGCGGCGGTGATGGATGCAGAGTTTGGTCTGAAAGAAAAAGGTTTCACCAGCGTAGTGGTGGTCCCGGTGGGTCATCACAGCGTAGAAGATTTCAACGCCGCGCTGCCGAAATCCCGCCTGCCGCTGGAAACAACGCTGACGGAAGTCTAG
- the pheP gene encoding phenylalanine transporter — MKNASTASDTSVSDAASTNEPTLQRGLQNRHIQLIALGGAIGTGLFLGIGPAIQMAGPAVLLGYGVAGIIAFLIMRQLGEMVVEEPVSGSFAHFAYKYWGPFAGFLSGWNYWVMFVLVGMAELTAAGIYMQYWLPDVPTWIWAAAFFVIINAVNLVNVRLYGETEFWFALIKVLAIIGMIGFGVWMLFSGNGGEHASIDNLWRYNGFFATGWNGLILSLAVIMFSFGGLELIGITAAEAQDPQKSIPKAVNQVVYRILLFYIGSLVVLLALYPWVEVKSNSSPFVMIFHNLDSNVVASALNFVILVASLSVYNSGVYSNSRMLFGLSVQGNAPKFLTRVSRRGVPVNSLILSGAITSLVVLINYVLPQKAFSLLMALVVATLLLNWIMICLAHLRFRAAMRRKGRDTQFKALLYPAGNYLCIAFLGMILVLMCTMDEMRLSAILLPVWIIFLFVAFKLLRRKSR; from the coding sequence GTGAAAAACGCGTCAACTGCATCTGACACCAGCGTGTCTGATGCCGCGTCAACAAATGAGCCGACGCTTCAACGAGGGTTGCAAAACCGCCATATTCAGTTAATTGCACTGGGCGGTGCAATTGGTACGGGCCTGTTTTTGGGCATTGGCCCGGCTATTCAGATGGCGGGACCTGCGGTGTTACTGGGTTACGGTGTGGCCGGGATCATCGCTTTTTTGATCATGCGTCAACTGGGCGAAATGGTAGTGGAAGAACCCGTTTCCGGATCCTTTGCCCACTTTGCCTATAAATACTGGGGACCGTTCGCGGGTTTTCTGTCCGGTTGGAACTACTGGGTGATGTTTGTGCTGGTCGGTATGGCGGAACTGACAGCGGCCGGGATCTATATGCAGTACTGGCTGCCCGATGTCCCGACCTGGATTTGGGCCGCGGCATTCTTCGTGATCATCAACGCCGTCAATCTGGTCAACGTACGTCTGTATGGCGAAACGGAATTCTGGTTCGCACTGATTAAAGTGCTGGCCATTATCGGCATGATAGGTTTTGGCGTGTGGATGCTGTTTTCCGGTAACGGCGGGGAACATGCAAGCATCGATAACCTGTGGCGTTACAACGGCTTTTTTGCTACCGGCTGGAACGGATTAATTCTGTCGCTGGCAGTGATTATGTTCTCCTTTGGCGGGCTGGAGCTTATCGGGATTACCGCCGCGGAAGCGCAGGATCCGCAGAAAAGCATTCCAAAGGCGGTAAACCAGGTGGTGTACCGTATTCTGCTGTTTTACATCGGTTCTCTGGTGGTGCTGTTGGCGCTATACCCGTGGGTGGAAGTGAAATCCAACAGCAGCCCGTTTGTGATGATATTCCATAATCTTGATAGCAACGTGGTGGCTTCTGCGCTGAACTTTGTCATCCTGGTGGCTTCGCTGTCGGTGTATAACAGTGGCGTCTACTCTAACAGTCGTATGCTATTTGGTCTCTCGGTTCAGGGGAACGCGCCGAAGTTCTTAACCCGCGTCAGCCGTCGCGGCGTACCGGTGAATTCACTGATCCTTTCCGGTGCTATTACGTCGCTGGTGGTACTGATCAACTATGTGCTGCCGCAAAAGGCCTTTAGCCTGCTGATGGCGCTGGTGGTGGCGACGCTGCTGCTGAACTGGATTATGATCTGCCTGGCACATCTGCGATTCCGGGCGGCGATGCGTCGCAAGGGACGTGACACGCAGTTTAAAGCGCTGCTGTATCCAGCAGGGAACTACCTGTGTATTGCTTTCCTTGGCATGATCCTGGTGCTGATGTGTACGATGGATGAGATGCGCCTGTCAGCTATCCTGCTGCCAGTGTGGATCATTTTCTTGTTTGTGGCCTTCAAACTGCTGCGTCGTAAGTCCCGCTAA
- a CDS encoding DnaJ family molecular chaperone, whose protein sequence is MNKIIKRLEIVKSAIELEDEEIIFQQVAHLKNEPLSVVPGTIVQAIEERRFSDALREISAWLQSQRAVSTWQDPAIAASKLELKALETQLRDLIDKRNTRIQILDDFNDLYHLRLGPLMSRILELRKQLAASAQRKQEAERKRREKDYQSCQHYISQAVDQLARLKQHWMNQNSDSRESVETRQRIQQQTELITALLAEIRELENDFSRQDDSATRQAQEEASHEYDEYQEQQQDAQHRFSRDQRLSSDERNELKRLWRQASRLCHPDVVADDLKEKAHQMMVQLNQARQNADLAAVRALLTQLQSGLEPMMASDRLNDLQHLRSKIQQLREHINALLKEITELEAENAWRLATSVTDKEAYFSDQQRALTEIRNTLEQQVQQVEQELLAG, encoded by the coding sequence ATGAATAAGATCATCAAACGACTGGAAATCGTCAAAAGCGCTATTGAACTGGAAGATGAGGAAATTATTTTCCAGCAGGTGGCGCATCTTAAAAATGAGCCGTTATCCGTCGTGCCAGGCACCATTGTGCAGGCGATCGAAGAACGACGCTTTAGTGATGCCCTGCGTGAAATCTCGGCCTGGCTGCAATCTCAACGGGCAGTCTCTACGTGGCAGGATCCAGCCATTGCCGCCAGTAAGCTGGAACTCAAAGCGCTCGAAACACAGCTGCGTGACCTGATCGATAAGCGCAACACGCGCATTCAAATCCTCGATGATTTCAACGATCTGTATCACCTTCGTCTTGGACCGCTGATGAGCCGCATTCTCGAACTGCGTAAACAGCTCGCCGCCAGCGCCCAGCGCAAACAGGAAGCGGAGCGAAAACGCCGGGAAAAAGACTATCAATCCTGCCAGCACTATATTTCCCAGGCTGTTGATCAACTGGCAAGGCTCAAGCAGCACTGGATGAACCAGAATTCAGATTCGCGCGAATCGGTGGAAACACGCCAACGTATTCAGCAACAAACGGAACTGATTACCGCCCTTCTGGCGGAGATTCGTGAGTTGGAAAACGACTTTTCTCGCCAGGACGACAGCGCAACCCGTCAGGCACAGGAAGAGGCCAGCCATGAATATGATGAATATCAGGAGCAGCAGCAGGATGCGCAGCATCGTTTTAGTCGTGACCAGCGGCTTTCCTCTGATGAACGTAATGAGCTAAAACGCCTGTGGCGTCAGGCCAGCCGTCTTTGCCACCCGGACGTGGTAGCCGATGATCTGAAAGAGAAAGCGCATCAGATGATGGTGCAGCTTAACCAGGCACGCCAAAATGCCGATCTTGCCGCCGTCCGGGCGCTACTAACTCAATTGCAAAGCGGCCTCGAACCGATGATGGCGAGTGACCGATTGAACGATTTGCAGCATTTACGCAGCAAAATACAACAGCTCAGAGAACACATTAACGCGCTGCTGAAAGAGATTACCGAACTGGAAGCGGAGAACGCCTGGCGGCTTGCCACCTCCGTGACAGATAAAGAGGCCTACTTCTCCGATCAACAACGGGCGCTTACGGAAATCCGCAATACGCTGGAACAACAGGTGCAACAGGTTGAGCAGGAGCTGTTGGCGGGCTAA
- a CDS encoding MFS transporter has protein sequence MVSTTESSGKQSVQYRLLVPRLSLMMFLQFFIWGSWSVTLGLVMSQHNMSLLIGDAFSAGPIASILSPFVLGMLVDRFFASQKVMAVMHLAGAAILWFVPQALVAQNGALLIGLLFGYTLCYMPTLALTNNIAFHSLSDKDKTFPVVRVFGTIGWIVAGIFIGVTGISDTTGIFTLAAIISVILALYSLTLPNTPAPAKGLPVKVRDLFCADAFALLKVRHFFVFSLCATLISVPLGTYYAYTASFLADAGVGDVSTAMSFGQMSEIFFMLVIPFLFRRLGVKYMLLIGMCAWFVRYAFFALGISEEGRFLLYLGILLHGVCYDFFFVVGFIYTDRIAGEKVKGQAQSMIVMFTYGIGMLLGSQISGALYNRLVAGQTVPQAWTTFWWIPAVAAAVIAVIFLFSFKYDDKEQA, from the coding sequence ATGGTGTCAACAACCGAAAGTAGTGGAAAACAGAGCGTACAGTACCGGCTGCTGGTGCCCCGGCTGTCGCTAATGATGTTCTTACAGTTCTTTATCTGGGGAAGTTGGTCCGTCACGCTGGGGCTGGTGATGAGCCAGCACAACATGTCACTATTGATTGGGGATGCGTTTTCAGCCGGGCCCATTGCTTCTATTCTGTCGCCGTTCGTCTTAGGGATGCTGGTAGATCGCTTCTTTGCCTCGCAAAAGGTGATGGCAGTGATGCACCTTGCTGGTGCGGCAATCCTGTGGTTTGTTCCGCAGGCATTGGTGGCGCAAAACGGCGCGCTGTTGATTGGTCTGCTGTTTGGCTACACGTTGTGCTATATGCCAACTCTGGCGCTTACTAACAACATTGCTTTTCATAGCCTGTCGGATAAGGACAAAACCTTCCCGGTGGTGCGGGTGTTTGGCACCATTGGCTGGATTGTTGCGGGGATCTTTATCGGTGTAACCGGAATTTCAGACACCACCGGCATCTTTACGCTGGCGGCGATTATCTCTGTGATTCTGGCACTCTACAGCCTGACGCTGCCCAACACACCAGCACCGGCGAAAGGACTGCCGGTAAAAGTTCGCGATCTGTTTTGTGCGGATGCTTTCGCCTTACTCAAGGTTCGTCACTTTTTTGTTTTCTCACTCTGCGCGACGCTCATCTCTGTGCCGTTGGGAACCTATTACGCATATACCGCGTCGTTTCTTGCTGATGCGGGCGTTGGCGACGTCAGTACGGCGATGTCATTTGGTCAGATGTCTGAAATTTTCTTCATGCTGGTAATCCCTTTCCTGTTCAGACGCCTGGGCGTGAAATACATGCTGTTAATCGGGATGTGCGCCTGGTTCGTGCGTTATGCCTTCTTTGCCCTCGGCATCAGCGAAGAGGGCAGATTCCTGCTGTATCTCGGCATTCTGCTGCACGGCGTGTGTTACGACTTCTTCTTCGTGGTCGGCTTTATTTACACCGATCGTATCGCCGGGGAAAAAGTAAAAGGTCAGGCGCAAAGCATGATCGTCATGTTTACCTATGGGATCGGGATGCTGCTGGGCTCGCAAATTTCAGGCGCACTTTACAACCGGCTGGTGGCGGGGCAAACCGTGCCTCAGGCATGGACCACATTCTGGTGGATCCCGGCAGTAGCTGCCGCAGTCATTGCCGTGATTTTCCTTTTCTCTTTCAAGTATGACGATAAAGAGCAGGCGTAA
- a CDS encoding MmcQ/YjbR family DNA-binding protein: MDGQTLHTCAKRLALELPFTEHCWPFGPEYDVFKVGGKIFMLVSELRGRPLVNLKSDPQKSLLNQQIYPSIKPGYHMNKKHWISVYPGDDITESLLAELVNDSWHRVVDGLPKRDQKRLRPD; the protein is encoded by the coding sequence ATGGACGGCCAGACACTGCATACCTGTGCGAAACGCCTTGCGCTCGAACTGCCTTTTACCGAACACTGCTGGCCATTCGGCCCGGAATACGATGTTTTCAAGGTTGGCGGAAAAATTTTTATGCTGGTCTCAGAGCTACGCGGACGCCCGCTGGTTAACCTGAAATCAGACCCGCAAAAATCACTGTTAAACCAGCAGATCTACCCCAGCATTAAACCCGGCTATCACATGAATAAAAAGCACTGGATCTCGGTCTATCCGGGCGACGACATTACCGAGTCATTACTGGCAGAGCTGGTGAATGATTCCTGGCACCGCGTCGTTGACGGCTTGCCGAAGCGGGATCAAAAACGCCTGCGTCCAGACTGA
- a CDS encoding LuxR C-terminal-related transcriptional regulator, translated as MSKAIFLGDSIYPWLGMREILRGSSLFIDITYYSSQTLSAVKMLPYETDCIIINPDKSDFLKYARIIRNMALRPVTKIIVLADEATFAIFQTVCGKNMQFLDQDTSLDQLLQTVTRITQNKKQQSIKELHTKITANEFNVMMMLARGWSLTQIAGASQKSEKTIGAYKSNIARKLGKNNTRLKYTISHYSQP; from the coding sequence ATGTCAAAAGCTATTTTTTTGGGTGACTCAATTTACCCTTGGCTAGGCATGCGAGAAATCCTACGTGGCTCATCATTATTTATTGATATCACGTACTACTCCTCCCAGACACTTTCTGCTGTCAAAATGCTCCCTTATGAAACGGATTGCATCATCATTAATCCTGACAAATCAGATTTTTTAAAATATGCCAGGATTATCCGCAACATGGCTTTGCGACCTGTCACCAAAATTATTGTTTTGGCAGATGAAGCTACCTTTGCCATTTTTCAAACCGTTTGCGGGAAGAACATGCAATTTCTCGATCAAGACACCAGCCTTGATCAGCTATTACAGACCGTCACACGTATCACGCAAAACAAAAAACAACAAAGTATCAAAGAACTACACACAAAAATTACAGCTAACGAATTTAACGTAATGATGATGCTTGCCCGAGGATGGTCACTGACACAAATCGCCGGGGCATCACAAAAAAGTGAAAAAACCATCGGGGCGTACAAAAGCAATATTGCCAGAAAACTCGGCAAAAATAACACCCGGCTCAAGTACACCATTTCCCACTATAGCCAGCCGTAA